From Candidatus Neomarinimicrobiota bacterium, the proteins below share one genomic window:
- a CDS encoding M3 family oligoendopeptidase — MKNKLILIFISIFVLINFCSKKGEIALDAKSYLDSLTRIVEPVYKNMNLSYWNATVTGENNYYKEYSNYSLQYKRILSSKRDFEIIKKFRNSIEIKDRILKRTFDLLYREFLVNQADTNLVKQITELSSKVEQKFNTFRGKIDGKPVSGNDIKKILKSSNDLELRRKAWDASKQVGDIVANDVIKLVKLRNKLANSLGFDNYFYLMLFIQEFEPGQLDRLFDQLDEHTREPFIELKKELDAYLAKRFGIKEDELRPYHYSDPFFQEAPDIYNVNLNELYADKDIIILASKFYKSIGMDVSKILARSDLYEREGKYPHAYCTHIDRRGDVRIMVNVVPSEYWMNTILHELGHAVYEVYIDKRLPFFLIDPSHSFITEAVAMFFGRLSKNPVWIKEALCVEVSILNEIFTNVKNMLKAEQLIFSRWTQVMYRFEKELYSNPDQDLNSLWWELVRKYQMVHPIEGRNKPDWATKIHICSYPVYYHNYMLGEILASQFLFALMRQKGIESVSGMKFFGNKELGNFFIKKVFRSGKLYRWDELIKIATGTELNAKYFVNEFCK; from the coding sequence ATGAAAAATAAGTTAATTTTAATTTTCATTAGCATTTTTGTATTAATTAATTTTTGTTCGAAGAAAGGAGAAATAGCCTTGGATGCAAAAAGTTATCTGGATAGTCTTACAAGAATCGTAGAACCAGTCTATAAAAATATGAATCTATCTTACTGGAATGCAACAGTTACTGGTGAGAATAATTATTACAAAGAATATTCAAATTATAGCCTACAATATAAAAGGATACTATCTAGCAAAAGAGATTTTGAAATTATTAAGAAATTCAGAAATTCTATTGAAATTAAGGATAGAATTTTAAAAAGAACATTTGATTTACTCTATCGAGAATTTTTAGTAAACCAGGCTGATACAAATTTAGTAAAACAAATAACTGAGCTATCTTCAAAAGTTGAGCAAAAGTTTAATACTTTCCGGGGAAAAATAGATGGGAAGCCCGTATCAGGTAATGATATTAAAAAAATTCTCAAATCATCCAATGATCTTGAGTTAAGAAGGAAAGCGTGGGATGCATCAAAGCAAGTTGGTGACATTGTTGCCAATGATGTTATTAAACTGGTAAAATTGAGAAATAAGTTAGCCAATTCTCTCGGGTTTGATAATTACTTTTACTTGATGCTTTTTATTCAGGAGTTTGAACCGGGACAGCTTGACAGATTATTTGATCAGCTTGATGAACATACCAGGGAACCTTTTATTGAACTAAAAAAAGAACTTGATGCGTATCTTGCAAAAAGATTTGGAATAAAAGAAGATGAATTAAGACCTTACCATTATTCAGACCCTTTTTTTCAGGAAGCTCCTGATATATATAATGTGAATCTCAATGAATTATATGCTGATAAAGATATTATTATACTAGCTTCAAAATTTTATAAAAGTATTGGAATGGATGTATCAAAGATTCTTGCACGAAGTGATCTATACGAACGTGAGGGTAAGTATCCCCATGCTTATTGTACCCATATTGACCGCAGAGGAGATGTAAGGATTATGGTAAACGTTGTGCCATCGGAATACTGGATGAATACTATATTACACGAACTCGGGCATGCTGTGTATGAAGTTTATATAGATAAGAGATTACCTTTCTTTTTAATAGATCCATCTCATTCCTTTATTACTGAGGCGGTTGCAATGTTCTTCGGTAGATTAAGCAAAAATCCTGTCTGGATAAAGGAGGCACTATGTGTGGAAGTTAGTATATTAAATGAAATTTTTACTAATGTAAAAAATATGTTAAAAGCAGAGCAGTTAATATTCTCCCGTTGGACACAGGTGATGTATAGATTTGAAAAAGAACTCTACAGTAATCCCGATCAGGATTTAAACAGTTTGTGGTGGGAACTTGTTCGAAAATATCAAATGGTTCATCCTATAGAGGGCAGGAATAAACCGGACTGGGCAACTAAAATTCATATTTGTTCGTATCCAGTTTATTATCATAACTATATGCTTGGTGAGATATTGGCAAGCCAGTTTCTTTTTGCACTTATGAGGCAAAAAGGAATAGAAAGTGTCAGTGGTATGAAATTTTTCGGCAATAAAGAACTTGGTAACTTCTTTATAAAAAAGGTCTTTAGATCAGGAAAATTATATAGGTGGGATGAACTTATTAAAATAGCCACTGGCACGGAGCTAAATGCAAAGTATTTTGTTAATGAGTTTTGTAAATAA
- a CDS encoding YbjQ family protein, translated as MILTTQDFLAGYDITDTLGLVKGNTIRTRHIGKDILAFVRNIVGGEIPEYTKMMAEAREQAIDRMIKEAEEKGADGIVGIRFTTSTVMQGAAELLVYGTAVKIKKKK; from the coding sequence ATGATTTTAACAACACAGGATTTTTTAGCAGGATATGATATCACCGATACACTGGGTCTTGTAAAAGGTAACACCATTAGAACAAGACACATAGGAAAAGATATATTAGCCTTCGTAAGAAATATTGTCGGTGGTGAAATACCTGAGTATACGAAAATGATGGCCGAAGCAAGAGAGCAAGCAATTGATAGAATGATAAAAGAAGCCGAAGAAAAAGGAGCTGATGGGATCGTTGGCATTAGATTTACTACATCAACAGTAATGCAGGGGGCAGCAGAGCTACTTGTCTACGGTACTGCTGTTAAGATAAAAAAGAAAAAGTAA